One Papaver somniferum cultivar HN1 chromosome 10, ASM357369v1, whole genome shotgun sequence genomic window carries:
- the LOC113316492 gene encoding E3 ubiquitin-protein ligase RNF181 homolog, with the protein MVDLIDFTDRVIEIAKKRARLNDSCSSDLQALKLNSQTQRLALERSILTGVDYSITFVETHKAIERRIEEEMDNRLNTKKVVVLDDGDVCSICLQDIDTADGGDDDDGAARVLNCSHTFHSRCISEWRKRKTNCPLCRHDMEKEQEQRCTVKRRKVDENPIIIIL; encoded by the coding sequence ATGGTGGATCTAATCGATTTCACTGATAGGGTCATCGAAATCGCGAAAAAGAGAGCACGCCTCAACGATTCATGTTCATCAGATTTACAAGCTCTGAAATTAAATTCCCAAACCCAGAGATTAGCGTTGGAACGATCTATTCTAACAGGCGTCGATTACTCAATAACGTTTGTTGAAACTCATAAAGCTATTGAAAGAAGAATCGAAGAAGAGATGGATAATCGTCTGAATACCAAGAAGGTTGTGGTTTTAGATGACGGAGATGTTTGTTCGATTTGTCTACAAGATATAGACACCGCTGACGGCGGCGACGATGATGATGGAGCTGCAAGAGTTTTGAATTGTTCTCATACTTTTCATTCCAGATGTATTTCTGAATGGAGGAAACGGAAGACTAATTGTCCTCTGTGTAGACATGATATGGAGAAAGAACAGGAACAACGGTGTACCGTTAAACGGCGAAAAGTAGATGAGAATCCGATCATAATCATCTTATAA